The sequence below is a genomic window from Microcebus murinus isolate Inina chromosome 4, M.murinus_Inina_mat1.0, whole genome shotgun sequence.
GACGACGCTACCGAGAGCGTTTTCCCAACAGTGCTGGCTCAGCGTCTCGGGCGGGCTACCCGAGGTGTGTGACGCGCGGGGCCTCGGCTGGAGAGCGGGGCAGAGCCTCGTGCCGATGACCTCCGGTGCTCCTCCAAGGCGGCCCCGCAGGCTTCTGCCCGGCACTCgctgccctccccccacctccccaaggTGCTACCCTCTCCACGGAGGGGCGGGGTCCCAGGGAACGTGCCCGGGGACGCCAGGGCGCCCAACAGCCCGCCCACTGTGCAGAGTAAGAGGACGTCGGTGCCTCCTGGAATCACTAAGCCTTGGTTAGAGCGAGATGGCCTTGGGAGTCCCGCATGGGGCCTGTGATTTCCGGAGCCACCGGTCCTGCCAGAGcccagggacaggggacaggagacccTCTAGGTGCGCCCTGTGGCTCCAGAGGAAGGCGGACAGCCCGCACACCTGCACTCGTCTTTATTTTTGTAACACAGAGAGTGGGGTGGAAGGGGCAGGGCCAGCACGGCCCCCTGCACCGCTCGGCCCGGGTTTGTTTTGAAAAGGCGGAACCTTGGGCCCCGCTCAAGGGAGCCCCAAGGCCGTCGTCAGTCTCCCCGCGCCGAGCGCTGGAAAGAAAAAGCTCCGTCCGTCCTCCACGGGGAGATGGGGCTTCACAGGCGCCTGGAACAGACTCTTCCAGGCCAGCTGGCACGGGCACGGGGCTGCGCGGGCCCGAAACGCTGAGGGACAACGAGCCAGCTGCAGAGCCACTGGCTCCGAAAACAAAAAAGGGACTTCGCCTAAAGAGCAGGGGCAAAAATGATGCAGGGGCGGGGGTCGTCCCCCAACACCTGCCTCTCCGCTTCTTTCCCGACAGGCCTGAGCTCTGGACCAGGGGAACgcgccggcggggcggggcgacgCGGCGGCCGTCCCCAGCGGGGCTCACTGCTTGCCCGCCTGTCTGCCCGGCTTCTTCTCCGGCTGGCCCCTGCCTGTGCCGGGGATCCCGCCTCGGCCCCGGCCGCCAAACACGCCTGCGGGACACAGAGACACGGCTGCTGCAGAGCTAGGTGGCCTGGGACCGCACCCTGGCACCCTGGGTCGCTGGGCCGGctcccctcagcctcctccaCCCAGGGGGGGCGCCCGACCTGACAGGCACGTCCTGCGGGTCCCGTCACTACAAGGGGCTAATCCAGGGGACAGGGTTGGGGACAACAGAGGCCGACACTGAACTACCTGGGGACTTGGGGCAGGATTCAGAAAGGACAAAGAGCTTCCAGGACTGCAGAGGTGGGACGGGGATGGGACAGGTGGGGGCAGAGACCAGGGCAGCCATCGAGGCTGGGGGCTAGGGCGGGCTGCGGACCCGGCCCCCCATGCTCAGCACTGcctgtgggtgtctgtgtgtcCAGCCCCGGGGATGGCCCGAGGCCACCAGGACAAGAGGACCAAGATCCCTAATGACATTTTAGACGGCGAGGGGCCGTGGGGGTCTGTCGCTCCCCACCCAGGGAGGTCCTGCACAGGGACTCCTGACTCGGCTGTGCCCAGGCTACACTCGCCAGGCAAAGGTAGTGGCACAGGGTTCGTCTCCCACACCCTGTGTGCCGGGCACCCCTCATGCCACCCCCACCAGACCTCTCCCTGTCCCTGGGGAGGGGCGTGCGCTGCATCTCGGCCCCCAGCGCTGGAGGCCACATGCAGGAGGCGGTCTCTGGGACCCTGCGCCCAGGCAGACCTTACAGCTGGGCCTCCAGTACTAGGAAAGGCGAGGCCGGCCGTGGGGAGAGGAGCCCGGGTCCTTCCGAGGGGAACTGCGGCCCGGGGAGAGGGACTGGCGCCCACGGGGGCTGGAGTCACCGTCTCCTCTGGACACCCCAACCCCGTGAAGGCGGGGTCGGGGTTCTTGTCACCCGGGGCCGCCAGACCCGTGGGGATAGAGGCCAATGCCAGCCGGGCGGCCTGACCTCAGTCCCCTCCGGGGCCAGCTCTGCCTCGGGGGCTGCACCCGGGGCTCCCGAGAGGCTCTGGCTGCTGCCGCGGCCCTGGGGGCTCGCTGCAGAGCAGTGAGAAGACCACTGTTCCCCTGCTCtctgcgcggggcggggccggcctgCTCTCCCCACCGCGGGGGCGCCCAGGGCCAGACCCTCAGGCCGGCTCGGGACAGCGATGAGGGCCCGGGACGGGCCTGGGAGCCCAGACACCCTGCTCACCCCCAGACCCCAAAAGCTCCTTGCCTGGGGTGGCACCCCAGTCCCTCCGCTCAGGGCCGGCTCCTGTGGCCCCCCCCCAGCACCCGGGCCCAGCCAGGTGCGCCACCcgagggcaggccgggcgctgccCACAGCCGGGAGGAACAAAGCCGGGTCCTTCTGAGGACAGagctggggcgggaggggaggtGCGGGCTGCAGATGGCCCCGGGGCGTAACTAATTGAATTTCATGCCGGATTTATCATTtctggtgggggggaggggggaacaaACGTCTGTGAAAACAAAGTGTGACCCTGCCTGGCACAAAGGGGTCCCTGGGCGGGGGCATCGCCAGACCCTCTCTGCAGGGAGGACACCCAGTCGAGGGGAGGGGACTCCTTGTGCCCGGAAGGAGGCGAGGGGGTGTGGGGGCTCAGCCCAGGCCGGGGAGCAGGGACGGGGCGCGGGGCCTACCTCGCCCGGCGCCGCCCATGCCGCGGCCTTTCTGCTGCTTCTGGTGCTGCAGGCCGCCGCGGCCGCGCCCCTTGGCCACCACCTCCTCCTTGACCATGTCGATGATCTCGTCGGGGATGCGCAGGTACTTGATGGTGCTGCCGCGGATGTAGCACTCGGGCATCCGCCAGAACTTGTCCCCGTCCTGCGGCGGGAGGGGCGCGGGGGCCCATCACTCGCTGTCCGGCCCGGAGAGCTGGGCGCAGGCGGCCGGGCGGCGCCGGTCCCCACCCTGCCTGCGTCGTCGTGTCGCCCCCAGACACGGCGAGGCCTCGGGGCTGGGACGCGGCGGCGGAGGGGCCCTCTCCGGGCAGACCTGCCCAGCCCAGGTACCACCGTCCACGGCAGGAGGTGCGGCGGAGGCGGGGCCGGGGGAGACGGGCCCTCTGCCCACAGGCCTGGCTCACCAGCCGCTGAGTGTGGCTC
It includes:
- the LSM4 gene encoding U6 snRNA-associated Sm-like protein LSm4 isoform X3; amino-acid sequence: MLPLSLLKTAQNHPMLVELKNGETYNGHLVSCDNWMNINLREVICTSRDGDKFWRMPECYIRGSTIKYLRIPDEIIDMVKEEVVAKGRGRGGLQHQKQQKGRGMGGAGRGVFGGRGRGGIPGTGRGQPEKKPGRQAGKQ
- the LSM4 gene encoding U6 snRNA-associated Sm-like protein LSm4 isoform X1; this encodes MRRRVAIRRARPRELPLSLLKTAQNHPMLVELKNGETYNGHLVSCDNWMNINLREVICTSRDGDKFWRMPECYIRGSTIKYLRIPDEIIDMVKEEVVAKGRGRGGLQHQKQQKGRGMGGAGRGVFGGRGRGGIPGTGRGQPEKKPGRQAGKQ
- the LSM4 gene encoding U6 snRNA-associated Sm-like protein LSm4 isoform X4, which translates into the protein MLVELKNGETYNGHLVSCDNWMNINLREVICTSRDGDKFWRMPECYIRGSTIKYLRIPDEIIDMVKEEVVAKGRGRGGLQHQKQQKGRGMGGAGRGVFGGRGRGGIPGTGRGQPEKKPGRQAGKQ
- the LSM4 gene encoding U6 snRNA-associated Sm-like protein LSm4 isoform X2, which gives rise to MLSFNCARSGTTVGSLATQRLVELKNGETYNGHLVSCDNWMNINLREVICTSRDGDKFWRMPECYIRGSTIKYLRIPDEIIDMVKEEVVAKGRGRGGLQHQKQQKGRGMGGAGRGVFGGRGRGGIPGTGRGQPEKKPGRQAGKQ